A genome region from Babesia bigemina genome assembly Bbig001, chromosome : I includes the following:
- a CDS encoding WD repeat domain containing protein, putative has product MGRGVTWAYLYFLLLVKSLRVHTYARIPANRAISESFIHCFGARGAEPRQRDLEPGFRTASGCGYRSFRSNASNKGGAKGSKKTVISGTAAERQALIDRSLELGISQDDIDDYLKQYKVVKSKRPAAAATASKPEVAPASPVTADKETAKPPGSPAEQPKKRKLPKRLLEKSEYLPERGVEYPLYDAIDRIKLISGVRFVEGIDVALHVPLSRKKIRATAAHYARLITIPHQSLKSKRCRIGVFAKPAVCDQVRALNATKVLFVGGADLIEQFKAQDQYPDVDFVLSDLETFHKLATIGRQLGRRGLMPSLTVGTCIQHTADLLDTVEKVEHRNTFILRADRVGDIKCNFADVTMPREEIRENLLEIVKYLRQNKPEFAGAQLLSAAYVSSSMGPSFRIFLKDLGCRGHMGDDSADSIPLAQRMGIDRISIDYAATLVPWMTRGRYEKRIRVPRHRDTPLEFNSVRPAFCYSSFSNHYNGVCSNLAHASFNRNKFPIVSLKWFPNGKTLLAGSQGGKLIMWNGLTFQFDDIKRYPVSGGSVTAIEWSPDGDFLISGDEYGKLALLSPALSLLDNTLFEGLGKPVLDVSMSHNGAKVGACADTYSPHIWDVQRRHLEGVLSGDHVDSTSVSCMQWHPSKSLIATGSKINVVSLWDPATRTQISTIHAHKAPICKISWNPDGYAFLTAAVDGLVKLWDLRMMKQLMVYKIASPPAPSANVNAAGQPMPPPMKMLTIPTTIGWNPVQRNVFAVCDNKSRLFFFSSDFSEPLAEINVNVTDDRDTATLAMDWHPMGHLLATCSDDRVVRFWSRSNPGGMNQQKENVKTFGDSEFVRSFPLSRYKFKRKLDISTLPCVTRDHR; this is encoded by the exons ATGGGCCGCGGCGTCACGTGGGCCTACCTCTACTTCCTGCTGCTCGTAAAGAGCCTGCGGGTCCATACGTACGCTCGAATTCCTGCGAATCGTGCTATAAGCGAGTCGTTCATACACTGCTTTGGGGCTCGCGGCGCTGAACCTCGGCAACGCGACCTTGAGCCGGGCTTCCGCACAGCGTCCGGGTGTGGATACAGATCGTTCCGCTCGAACGCGAGCAACAAGGGTGGTGCTAAGGGGTCGAAGAAGACTGTAATAAGCGGCACTGCGGCGGAAAGACAGGCGCTTATAGACCGGTCACTCGAGCTTGGGATATCGCAAGACGACATCGACGACTACCTCAAGCAATACAAAGTCGTAAAGAGCAAGCGCccggccgccgcagctaCCGCCAGCAAACCGGAAGTCGCCCCTGCATCACCGGTTACCGCTGATAAGGAGACTGCGAAACCCCCCGGGTCGCCGGCAGAGCAGCCCAAGAAGCGTAAGCTGCCGAAGCGGTTGCTCGAGAAAAGCGAGTACCTGCCCGAACGCGGTGTGGAGTACCCGCTCTACGACGCCATCGACCGCATCAAGCTGATAAGCGGCGTCCGTTTCGTGGAAGGAATTGACGTGGCGCTGCACGTCCCGCTGAGCCGCAAAAAGATACGTGCCACGGCGGCGCATTACGCCCGCCTCATCACGATACCGCACCAGTCGCTGAAGTCAAAGCGGTGCCGCATCGGCGTGTTCGCCAAGCCGGCCGTCTGTGACCAGGTGCGTGCGCTGAACgcgaccaaggtgctcttTGTCGGTGGAGCGGACCTCATCGAGCAATTCAAGGCTCAGGACCAGTACCCCGATGTGGATTTCGTCCTATCGGACCTCGAGACTTTTCACAAACTTGCGACGATAGGTAGGCAGCTCGGAAGACGGGGGTTGATGCCTTCCTTGACCGTCGGCACTTGCATACAGCACACTGCCGACCTATTGGATACGGTGGAGAAGGTGGAGCACCGCAACACGTTCATACTTCGCGCTGACCGTGTGGGCGACATCAAGTGCAATTTCGCCGACGTTACTATGCCCCGCGAGGAGATCCGGGAGAACCTTCTGGAGATCGTGAAGTACCTGCGCCAAAACAAGCCCGAATTCGCAGGCGCGCAGCTACTATCCGCAGCGTATGTTTCCTCTAGCATGGGACCCTCGTTCCGCATATTTTTGAAGGATCTCGGTTGCCGTGGTC ACATGGGTGACGACTCGGCCGATTCGATTCCGCTGGCCCAGCGCATGGGCATCGATCGCATCTCTATCGATTACGCGGCGACGCTGGTGCCGTGGATGACGCGCGGCCGATACGAGAAACGTATCCGCGTGCCGCGGCACCGGGACACGCCGCTGGAGTTCAACTCCGTGCGGCCGGCGTTCTGCTACTCCAGCTTCTCCAACCACTACAACGGGGTATGCAGCAACCTCGCGCACGCCTCATTTAACCGCAACAAATTTCCGATCGTAAGTTTGAAGTGGTTCCCCAATGGCAAGACGCTGCTGGCCGGTAGCCAGGGCGGAAAGCTTATCATGTGGAACGGTCTGACCTTCCAATTCGACGACATCAAGCGCTATCCAGTCAGCGGAGGAAGCGTCACTGCGATTGAGTGGTCCCCCGACGGCGACTTTCTCATATCGGGGGACGAGTACGGCAAGCTGGCGCTACTCTCCCCCGCCCTCAGTCTGCTCGACAACACGCTTTTCGAGGGTCTGGGCAAACCCGTGCTGGACGTATCCATGTCCCACAACGGAGCTAAGGTGGGCGCGTGCGCAGACACGTATTCCCCGCACATCTGGGACGTCCAGCGCCGTCACCTGGAGGGCGTGCTAAGCGGCGACCACGTGGACTCCACCAGCGTCTCATGCATGCAGTGGCACCCCTCGAAATCTCTCATCGCAACTGGCAGCAAGATCAATGTGGTTTCGCTCTGGGATCCCGCCACCAGGACCCAGATCTCCACCATACACGCCCACAAGGCGCCCATATGCAAGATATCGTGGAACCCGGATGGGTACGCGTTcttgacggcagcggtcGACGGGCTCGTGAAGCTCTGGGACCTGCGGATGATGAAGCAGCTAATGGTCTACAAGATTGCCTCGCCGCCGGCGCCTTCCGCAAACGTCAACGCTGCCGGCCAGCCGATGCCGCCGCCCATGAAGATGCTCACGATACCCACCACGATCGGATGGAACCCGGTGCAGCGCAACGTCTTCGCCGTCTGCGACAACAAGTCGCGCCTCTTCTTCTTCTCCAGCGACTTCTCAGAGCCGCTCGCGGAGATTAACGTGAATGTGACGGACGACCGCGACACGGCCACGCTGGCCATGGACTGGCACCCCATGGGGCACCTGCTCGCCACGTGCTCCGACGACCGCGTCGTCAGGTTCTGGAGCCGCAGCAACCCCGGCGGCATGAACCAGCAGAAGGAGAACGTGAAGACGTTCGGCGACTCGGAGTTCGTGAGGTCATTCCCCCTCTCGCGGTACAAATTCAAACGCAAGCTGGACATATCCACGCTGCCATGCGTGACCCGCGACCACCGCTGA